A genomic stretch from Microtus pennsylvanicus isolate mMicPen1 chromosome 11, mMicPen1.hap1, whole genome shotgun sequence includes:
- the Wsb1 gene encoding WD repeat and SOCS box-containing protein 1 isoform X1, translated as MASFSPRVNEKEIVRSRTVGELLAPAAPFDKKCGGENWTVAFAPDGSYFAWSQGYRIVKLVPWSQCLKNFLLHGSKNVANSSCQKLTRQNSNGGQKNKPREHIIDCGDIVWSLAFGSSVPEKQSRCVNIEWHRFRFGQDQLLLATGLNNGRIKIWDVYTGKLLLNLVDHVEVVRDLTFAPDGSLILVSASRDKTLRVWDLKDDGNMMKVLRGHQNWVYSCAFSPDSSMLCSVGASKAVFLWNMDTYTMIRRLEGHHHDVVACDFSPDGALLATASYDTRVYVWDPHSGDILMEFGHLFPPPTPIFAGGANDRWVRAVSFSHDGLHVASLADDKMVRFWRIDEDCPVQVAPLSNGLCCAFSTDGSVLAAGTHDGSVYFWATPRQVPSLQHLCRMSIRRVMPTQEVQKLPVPSKVLEFLSYRV; from the exons ATGGCCAGCTTTTCCCCGAGGGTCAACGAGAAAGAGATCG TGAGATCGCGTACTGTAGGGGAACTCTTAGCTCCGGCAGCTCCTTTTGACAAGAAATGTGGTGGTGAGAACTGGACTGTGGCTTTCGCTCCGGACGGTTCCTACTTTGCGTGGTCCCAAGGATATCGCATCGTGAAGCTTGTCCCGTGGTCGCAGTGCCTTAAGAACTT TCTTTTACATGGTTCCAAGAATGTTGCCAATTCAAGCTGTCAAAAATTGACGAGACAAAATAGTAATGGTGGTCAGAAAAATAAGCCCCGTGAACACATTATAGACTGTGGAGACATAGTCTGGAGTCTTGCTTTTGGGTCTTCAGTTCCAGAAAAACAGAGCCGCTGTGTTAATATAGAATGGCATCGCTTCCGATTTGGACAGGATCAGCTACTCCTTGCCACGGGATTAAACAATGGTCGCATCAAAATCTGGGATGTATATACAG GAAAGCTCCTCCTTAATTTGGTAGACCACGTTGAAGTGGTCAGAGACTTAACTTTTGCTCCAGATGGGAGCTTAATCCTTGTATCAGCTTCAAGAGACAAAACTCTTCGCGTGTGGGACCTCAAAGATGATG GAAACATGATGAAAGTGTTGCGGGGCCATCAGAACTGGGTGTACAGCTGCGCGTTCTCTCCCGACTCCTCCATGCTGTGTTCAGTTGGAGCCAGTAAAGCA GTTTTCCTTTGGAATATGGATACGTACACCATGATAAGGAGACTCGAAGGGCATCACCATGATGTTGTAGCTTGTGACTTTTCTCCTGATGGAGCTTTGCTCGCTACTGCATCTTACGATACTCGTGTGTATGTCTGGGATCCACACAGTGGGGACATTCTGATGGAATTCGG GCACTTGTTTCCCCCGCCTACTCCGATATTTGCTGGAGGAGCAAATGACCGATGGGTACGAGCTGTGTCTTTCAGTCATGATGGACTGCATGTTGCAAGCCTTGCTGATGACAA AATGGTGAGGTTCTGGAGAATTGATGAGGACTGTCCAGTACAAGTTGCCCCTTTGAGCAATGGTCTCTGCTGTGCCTTTTCTACCGATGGCAGTGTTTTAGCTGCCGG aaCACATGATGGAAGTGTTTATTTTTGGGCCACTCCAAGGCAAGTCCCTAGCCTTCAGCATCTATGTCGCATGTCAATCCGAAGAGTGATGCCCACCCAAGAAGTCCAGAAACTTCCGGTTCCTTCCAAAGTTTTGGAATTTCTCTCCTACCGGGTTTAG
- the Wsb1 gene encoding WD repeat and SOCS box-containing protein 1 isoform X2: MDTYTMIRRLEGHHHDVVACDFSPDGALLATASYDTRVYVWDPHSGDILMEFGHLFPPPTPIFAGGANDRWVRAVSFSHDGLHVASLADDKMVRFWRIDEDCPVQVAPLSNGLCCAFSTDGSVLAAGTHDGSVYFWATPRQVPSLQHLCRMSIRRVMPTQEVQKLPVPSKVLEFLSYRV; the protein is encoded by the exons ATGGATACGTACACCATGATAAGGAGACTCGAAGGGCATCACCATGATGTTGTAGCTTGTGACTTTTCTCCTGATGGAGCTTTGCTCGCTACTGCATCTTACGATACTCGTGTGTATGTCTGGGATCCACACAGTGGGGACATTCTGATGGAATTCGG GCACTTGTTTCCCCCGCCTACTCCGATATTTGCTGGAGGAGCAAATGACCGATGGGTACGAGCTGTGTCTTTCAGTCATGATGGACTGCATGTTGCAAGCCTTGCTGATGACAA AATGGTGAGGTTCTGGAGAATTGATGAGGACTGTCCAGTACAAGTTGCCCCTTTGAGCAATGGTCTCTGCTGTGCCTTTTCTACCGATGGCAGTGTTTTAGCTGCCGG aaCACATGATGGAAGTGTTTATTTTTGGGCCACTCCAAGGCAAGTCCCTAGCCTTCAGCATCTATGTCGCATGTCAATCCGAAGAGTGATGCCCACCCAAGAAGTCCAGAAACTTCCGGTTCCTTCCAAAGTTTTGGAATTTCTCTCCTACCGGGTTTAG